Below is a window of Solanum stenotomum isolate F172 chromosome 7, ASM1918654v1, whole genome shotgun sequence DNA.
ATAAAATCTCTATCTATAGAAATACATGTATGCCCTTTTTCTTTGGCCCTTGGTGTGTATCGTAAttgtatcatatacataccTCTAGTTTTGTATCGCGTATACAAAGATATTTAATTCACAAAGTTGTATACGTTGAAGATATACAATAGTGgaattatattgttgtatactATTAAGTAGtagtataaaatttaaagtaataagGTTTTAATTGCATTGGTATTAGTCCATTATAAATTGCCTTACATTGTACTAGTATACGTTCCCGTGCGTTGCACGGATATTACTAAAAAATACTTAATTGTTCAAATACATTACatcattttgattttataaaaatataactttaaaacttaaattttataaaaatacttGATTTTATAAGAATAAAGTATATTGTCATAATGTGTTCATATTTTAAGGCAAAAAatttaaggataaaatatatcacaaaaatgaataattgaTGATACTTATTAATTGTCGAGTGTAATTTTTTTGGTATGTATATTCGTAACACCTTTTAATTATAGCTAGagtttcatttttgttgttgttgtttttgttgaaatttaaattttacatctttatattttaaaactaattaacatctaaattcaaaatttaatataattctataaaatactttaaaaataattttaaaagaagattaagattattattattattataataattataataataataataataataataataataattattattattattataattattattatttgaattaaaaatatgataacttcccaaaaaaaaaggaatcacACACCCTATTTATTAGAACtgttttaaaattgaattttaagaaacgataaaaagttaaaataatagtaaaaattagATTAGTAGTTTAAAAAGTGCAAgcggaggagtttaaactttattgaatataatataacatatttGATTATTTGGAATATGATGACCAATACAAACGTTCAAATAACCAAGCATTTATATCTTCATCATCCGATATTCTTTTTACTCAATTTGGTACAATCCTGtttcagaagaagaaaaaatataataagaatgAAATCATGTCAATgaatacataaaaaaaacattaactaTGAATGATATTTTAGCGTGCAATTTTAGCGTGTCATATCAAAAGAGAATGCATTGCAATTCCGACTGAAGAACAATAAATCAATATTGGAGTAAATAAGCATTTAACCTTGGGTATCCAAACTCGGTACATTAAAGTATTCAAAATGATGGTCtatcttaaaataaaaaataccaaataaataaagccttaaaaacataaatatatatactatcAAGTACATTAAACCAATAATGATCTATAGCGACACTTAGTTAATGACtattaaatatattcttttttttagagaCAATTGGTATATGTTTCTAAAgcctataaaaatataaaatattaaattttatgacaattaactaatattGATAGAACTTTACCACTTTttgttaatgtgcatatttaaTATAGTTAAACGCTATTTTTGTTATAATGATAGCATATGGAAAAACTAACTTTCTTTTATGCTCATAAAAATCATCAAGCCTTGAAAAGAACATAACATTGCTGGCTACCAACCTTATAATTCagtgaaataaattaatttgaatagtTTATCATCACAATTGAATCATAAATAGAGATGAGCCAGTAAGTTTCCATTCGTAAGAACACATTTTTTTAGAATTCACTACAAAATCTTTTGTGCTAAAATAAATAAGGTCGATCGTAGAACTTTCACCTTTAAATTATGTTGCCAAATTGCAATTGCCGTctctttcaactccaatttcCTGCAAAATGTAGATGGactttttccttaaaaaatatgtgaaattgATCTGAATGGATAATACCAAAGTCCAAAAGGGAAACTGATACTTTGCAAAATGTTTAATGAAATTGGACCATGTACaccttaaaaaaaatctaagtacttttttaaatttcataggTTGGCGCCTTATTAATTTGCCACTTGGCAACTATTGAAATCTGTTCTTATCTTAAAAAATAActgtaaattttaattttaaaaaaggtaaCTAATACCAAGTGAcgattcattttttgtttgcacgttaatttcaaatttaaataaatctttaattgattttagaaactgtaaatttttaattttgaaaaaaaaaatattttaatagaattttttttgtcaattagATACAaacttaagaaattaaaattattttttgaattttaaaattgttgaatatttgtgGTGTTGGCACGTGACATTTTttacttctcctattatatatatggattttaaaattgttgaatatttgtggtgctgacacatGACATTTTttacttctcctattatatatagatagatatatatagagagatataaatatatagatataaattggatattttttgaaatatttaaaatttcctagattaaattgttttaaaaagaaaatcaatatttacaaatttataaattcaatttttttaaaaataaaatatagattttttttgtgttctGACATTTGTCAGTGTTTATGTAAATTGACGATATTTGTCCGTGTTTATATaagtgcattttttttttttaaaaaaaaaaggtagtataagttagtttttttttaaaaaaatagtaaatctATCCTagatacaattttaaaaaaaatctatttaatGTGATTTGAAGTGGAGATTTATAACCAATTGATCTTTATTTGACatgtgtatttttatttcaaattttgaatttagattattaattagttatataatatttaattatttataatttaaaattctaaaaatttgtggtgctgacatgtgtcattttttcttctcctattatatatagatagatattaaTGGGTGATATATCCTCTCTTCTTTTTGGGTATTTCAATTCCGTCCAACTAATAACAATATATCTAGTGTAACTTCATAAATAGAATTTGAAAAGGTGATGCTTACACAATCTTATCTTTACCGTTAGAGAGTATTTTTTTAGAGAATAGAACAAATTTGACTTTTTGTCCAAACCATTAACAAGCATATGAAGACATCAAATTAAAAGTGTAACTTATTAAGTTATATTAGAGTATCTTTTGGGAATAGGGTTCAAAATAAGTTATATTAAGTTATAACTTAAGTTATATTAATACTCTAATATTAAGTTATATTAGAGTATCTTTTGGGAATAGGGTTCAAAATTTATCTGAACTttaattgaaattgttgtaacaatcccAAATTTTGGGTAGGACCTATTACCTcatgcactatttaataatgtattttaaaggtatatatgtgcccacgtagacatgttactatttataatgatcactctttataaataaatattttatcgtAGAGACTTCActgttgacatccaattttgacctccacaatttgattaattattcaAGCTTCCACAATTTCAAACGAggtaaaataatttgttttacaaaagttaaaatatttttctatctattttcaAGACAAGTTTTAGATTAGCTTTTGGATAATTTATctcatttctaattttattgatttaaaattGTTTCAATCTAATTTATTTAGCACAAGTTTCTCCAAATCCAAtttaaacccaaaagaaaaccaaagTAATTTCAAAAAGCAAACTTGATACCCAACCTATAAATAACCCCAAATTCCTAACGGCTAACACAGACCTCATCTCCCTCATTTCAAAATCCGCCGGAATTTGTACGAAAACCGGTGGATAAGCGGCTAATAGCTGTCTCCCTCACCCAAAATCCGTTTCTTCCCATCCTTTTTCCTCTGAATTCGCAGATCTGTAAAGCGTTGTTCACTGCGCGCTTGAGAAATCTCGAGGGTTTTTGCCGCCTATGGCCTCCAATGTCACTTTTGTCTGAAAAGGTAACCATCCCCTTCTCTATCTCCAAAACATGTTGCTGATCTAATTATGCTAAGCTTGAGCtgtttaatttgtatatttcttCCTTCTTCCACTTTATTTAGAAATTTGTTGGGAATTCATACATTAATTGTAGTTGAAGCACGCGTTCTTGCATGGTATTGGATTCAGACTCTTTCACTAATGCATTCTATCTTGTTGAATTGATTCATGAATCTGTTAGTTCTACGGCCTTTCTCGACCCAAAATTTAAAGGCATGTTCAACTTCAATACACCCCCTTCTATAATTTATGGTTTGATTTTACTAGTTTTAACCTCTATGCCTCTGATCCTATTTTTCTCTTTGTAAGACTATCATCTAAGCTTATCttgctttaattttttgttatatagTTACTTTGTCCTGATTAGATTTTGAATCTGTTAGTTCCTCAAATTTTGTTCTTCCCTTTGTTCCACCTACCTGTTAAGTAATAGAGAATCAATTGATTTTAAGTCTAAATATGCTTTCTGTTGAAAACCTTGATTTTAAGTTCCATGTTTCCCTTGAGTTTAGCATCACAGCTCACTGTAGATTCACTCGTTGATATTGCAACTCTTGATTGTTAGTATGATTAAAGCACAATTTTAACGTTTAGATTTATATTTTGCCTTCCATTGCAATTCAATTCAGTCCTTGTCTTGCTTAAAACTCCCTCTTATTTGCTCGTGTTGAATTCTTGCTGCTAATACAAGGAGATTTAGCCTTAACTATTTACTTTAAGCCATGGTGTGATAACTTAAGTtagattagaaaaaaaatccacATTCCCTTACTGGATACTTACAAGTTATACCCGTACTGAGTATGTACCTTTTCCAAATTTATGTGACCTACATAGATGCTACAATCTGTGTACAATTGGTACCTGTGAATGAATCATGCCTGCAGTTCTCAAGTATTGTAGTTCACACTTTGGCAATATTGTTATGACATTGAGGTAGATGATACAATATTCATGTGTTCATCACCTTGGAGAGTTGGCTGAAGACAAGTCTTTTGTGCTTTGATATTGTTGCCCAAATATCTTTTACCAACTTGATGTCTGCAAGTTGATAAGTATTGACATATGCTTCTGCCCTGGTGATTTACAGAAGTTACTACATCTGATTTGTGtttcaatttcaattgattATCCGCAAAGTTGGCTATAGTTCACGATGCTGATATCAGTCCTAGTACATCAACAGATGCCGATACTGAAGATAAAAACAGGGTAAGTCAGTTACCTCTCAAATCCATATCTAGTCATTATTTCATTTGATGTTTTGAACTATGACTAGTCTTGACTTCAATAAGTCCAAATTTTGATTGATTATGATGACTTTGTAATTTGAAGTAAGTCCTCCTTTAAAATCTGGTTTGGCAAGTagacctttttttattttcctatatCAAGGAGAATATAAACAATGGGTGAAGATCTTCTTTTGTATGCAATGCTCTTATTTCAACATGCTTGTAACTCCTATTTATCGTCTTTGTATTGCTGTTCTTGTTAGTAAAATAAACAGCTCTTAGTGTTTCCGTTTCTCCAATGGTCTTGCTTTAGTCAGACCTCTCCATCCACCCCTATCTTCTCTTTTAAAAAACTAGGACAtttccttcctttcttttttctatattttttttcaagggTTAAAAGGTGATGAGAAGAGATTATTGACTTAATTTTTCCTGCAAGTTCTTAAATTTCTTGCCACTTAGTTGCAGCTGCTCATTAATCAGTTAGATCCTTTAACCAAACAACAATTATTGGCGATCAACAACTTACAACAGTCATCCCAACAGGTTGAGGATGCTTTATCCCAGGGAATGGAGGCATTGCAGCAGTCTTTGGCTGAGACTCTCGCAGGGTATCTTGGACCTTCAGGTTCCTCTGGGAATGTTTCCAATTATATGGGTCAAATGGCCATGGCAATGGGGAAGCTTGGAACTCTTGAGGGTTTCATATGGCAGGTGCTTAATCAATCCTTCACATCTGTGTCTATTCCTTTGAAGTTATATACTTGCTTTGTCTGAAGTGCATCCTAAAGCCTCCAGATTCATCATACATGTCAAATTTGTGCATCTTTCTGTTGGCCCTCGAGGTATGGTGCTTCGGGACGGGGGCCCTCGAGGCATGGTTCTGCACTAAAATGATCAAAACTAGTTAAGTTGAtagagaagaaatcaagaaatgttTGCTCTATGTCTATAGATAGTAAGTTTGATGAGATATATATAGCACAAACTAAGCAAAGAAGTTTAGTTGTTGCTTTGGAGTAATCAATTCCAGGAAGGTCATTTTCATTCAATAGTTCACAAAAAAGTTCTCTGTCTTGATTCTCTTTACAACCctccacacacacacacacacacaactttctcttctttttattaTGAATTGGTACAAGTAAAAGTATTATTTGGATAAATCCATGATTGGCCAATACTGTAAGTGAATCAAATAATAGATCAGTAACCTGTTCAATGTTTGTTAATTACTTTTCCAGATTCAGATTTTCACAATGTTGGAACTGGATGTGATGAAGTAGAGGACCCAGGGGGGTGGAGGGGTTGGGGGGGAGGGGGTTCTCAAGGCATGGCGCCTCGCGTGCCCgagggggggtgggggggggttCTCGAGGCATGGCGCCTCGGGGGCCCAAGTATTTGAaggaacttaattttatttgaatacaaTTATGAACCTATAATATCTTGATATTTGCAAATCGGAGTTATTGGACTTTACTTTATCCATTGTACTATATCTTAGAATATAATTTGAGTTTGGTTTGTGTTCTGGTATTAGCTGGCAAATCCGAGATTGCTTATTTACAAGTTCAAAAATTGTCTTGAGAAgatatatgattaattttttgttggagACAGGGAATTTCAGTTTGAACTTAGCAAGATACCCTACTGCCTTGCACCCAAGTGTGTAAGATACTTACAGAGATACCGTTGGATATCTAGAAGACCCACCGTTCAAATAACCGAAGACTTCCCCATTAAATCTACAGGCTTTATTCTAGATTTACTCGAAAATGTTGAGAGCAATGTTGAGGTAATATCtaattttgttatgtttttccTAGAAAGAGTACGCACAACTTCTTCGATTGTTCTGCCTGTACTCAAGCTGATTTTGTTATCCCTTCAAACTTATTTAGATTAAAGGCTTGGACAAGCACAAAAGCAGAGGTGCCACATGTACTGAGCACATGGAAGAAAATATCCACTGTTTGATGAACTGTTGTCTTTTGTTAATTGCTTAAAGAAATATAGATTATCAGTTTCACGACCTCTTCCTCTTTCATCACCTCAGAATGTCGCTGCTACAAGTATCATTTCCAATACCTCTGCACCATTGGCACTACTTTAAGATGAAATTTCTACTACATGCTACCATTCTCTTCAGAACGTTGTATATCACAACACCTTTGGGGCTGACCTCCGCTGCAAAGAAGTAATGTTCAATTACATTATTAGCATGTTTTGATTTCACTTAAATGAGTAACTTGACTCTACTGCAGGCTGCTTGACAAACTTAACATCTATTATATTCGGATGGAAATGTGGATGAGTAGCAATAAAACCATCTGCCAAACTGAAAAACAACAACTATCATATGTCATATCGGTCAAATTGTATGATCATCAACAACAAACGAGCTTCTTCTTGGTTGTCATTgggcccgtgctggcacgggcgCTTAACATCTAGTACAACTGTAAAGAGGCCCAAACCAGCGGAAGCTTTTCAAAAGTAgctgaaaaggaaaataaaactGGCCCAATAATTCTGGGCAGCAGCAGCTAAAGCCCGAATGGCCCAAActcattctctctctctctctctctttctctctctcttgaTTATTCGAttgtatttagttatttttgttttgattaattctaactttgaatacttaaattaacttaattaaatgaAAACACTATATAGGCTTCAAGTGAAGTTTTACAATGAAAAAAACTAATACTTCAAAGAGTTACACGAAGTACAAAGAGAAGAACtactcttgttgatttttttaatacttagtatttattcttttaaatagGAGGAACAAGAAGAAACATTAAAAGAGATATTAACTCTTGTTTAATTGTTTGAATACTTGTATTTTATTCTTTGTAATAGGAGAAGCAAGAAGAatcttgtttgattttttgaataattgtattttattcttttaaatagGAGAAACAAGAAGAAATGGTAGCACAAATATGCTACTCTTTGATTTTTTGAATACttgtattttgttctttttaataggagaaacaagatttttagttttttgaatacttgtattttattctttttaataggagaaagaagaagcatcttgtttgattttttcaatacttgtattttattctttttataataGGAGAAACAAGAAGAAtcttgtttgattttatgaatgcttgtattttattctttttaataggagaaacaagaagaaatagtaGAAAAGATATGTtactcttgtttgatttttgaatacttgtattttattctttttaatagGAGAAACAAGAAGAatcttgtttgattttttgaatactcgtactttattctttttaatagGATAAACACGTAGAAACAGTAGAACATATATGCtacttttatttgattttttgaatactcgtactttattctttttaatagGATAAACAAGTAGAAACAGTAGAACATATATGCtacttttgtttgattttttgaataCTTGGATTTGGGGGGTGGGGTAGGGGTGGGTAGGGAGTAGGANNNNNNNNNNNNNNNNNNNNNNNNNNNNNNNNNNNNNNNNNNNNNNNNNNNNNNNNNNNNNNNNNNNNNNNNNNNNNNNNNNNNNNNNNNNNNNNNNNNNNNNNNNNNNNNNNNNNNNNNNNNNNNNNNNNNNNNNNNNNNNNNNNNNNNNNNNNNNNNNNNNNNNNNNNNNNNNNNNNNNNNNNNNNNNNNNNNNNNNNNNNNNNNNNNNNNNNNNNNNNNNNNNNNNNNNNNNNNNNNNNNNNNNNNNNNNNNNNNNNNNNNNNNNNNNNNNNNNNNNNNNNNNNNNNNNNNNNNNNNNNNNNNNNNNNNNNNNNNNNNNNNNNNNNNNNNNNNNNNNNNNNNNNNNNNNNNNNNNNNNNNNNNNNNNNNNNNNNNNNNNNNNNNNNNNNNNNNNNNNNNNNNNNNNNNNNNNNNNNNNNNNNNNNNNNNNNNNNNNNNNNNNNNNNNNNNNNNNNNNNNNNNNNNNNNNNNNNNNNNNNNNNNNNNNNNNNNNNNNNNNNNNNNNNNNNNNNNNNNNNNNNNNNNNNNNNNNNNNNNNNNNNNNNNNNNNNNNNNNNNNNNNNNNNNNNNNNNNNNNNNNNNNNNNNNNNNNNNNNNNNNNNNNNNNNNNNNNNNNNNNNNNNNNNNNNNNNNNNNNNNNNNNNNNNNNNNNNNNNNNNNNNNNNNNNNNNNNNNNNNNNNNNNNNNNNNNNNNNNNNNNNNNNNNNNNNNNNNNNNNNNNNNNNNNNNNNNNNNNNNNNNNNNNNNNNNNNNNNNNNNNNNNNNNNNNNNNNNNNNNNNNNNNNNNNNNNNNNNNNNNNNNNNNNNNNNNNNNNNNNNNNNNNNNNNNNNNNNNNNNNNNNNNNNNNNNNNNNNNNNNNNNNNNNNNNNNNNNNNNNNNNNNNNNNNNNNNNNNNNNNNNNNNNNNNNNNNNNNNNNNNNNNNNNNNNNNNNNNNNNNNNNNNNNNNNNNNNNNNNNNNNNNNNNNNNNNNNNNNNNNNNNNNNNNNNNNNNNNNNNNNNNNNNNNNNNNNNNNNNNNNNNNNNNNNNNNNNNNNNNNNNNNNNNNNNNNNNNNNNNNNNNNNNNNNNNNNNNNNNNNNNNNNNNNNNNNNNNNNNNNNNNNNNNNNNNNNNNNNNNNNNNNNNNNNNNNNNNNNNNNNNNNNNNNNNNNNNNNNNNNNNNNNNNNNNNNNNNNNNNNNNNNNNNNNNNNNNNNNNNNNNNNNNNNNNNNNNNNNNNNNNNNNNNNNNNNNNNNNNNNNNNNNNNNNNNNNNNNNNNNNNNNNNNNNNNNNNNNNNNNNNNNNNNNNNNNNNNNNNNNNNNNNNNNNNNNNNNNNNNNNNNNNNNNNNNNNNNNNNNNNNNNNNNNNNNNNNNNNNNNNNNNNNNNNNNNNNNNNNNNNNNNNNNNNNNNNNNNNNNNNNNNNNNNNNNNNNNNNNNNNNNNNNNNNNNNNNNNNNNNNNNNNNNNNNNNNNNNNNNNNNNNNNNNNNNNNNNNNNNNNNNNNNNNNNNNNNNNNNNNNNNNNNNNNNNNNGGGAGGCCTCGGGGCGTGGTACCTCGAGGTTCGGAGGGGGAGGCCTCGGGGCGTGGCGTCTCGAGGTTCGGAGGGGGGAGGCCTCGGGGTGTGGCGCCTCGAGGTTCGGGGGGTAGGTGGGTCTGGGGTAGGGGTTCTCGAGGCGTGGCACCTCTAGGGCCGGGTGGTAGGTGGGTCTGGGGTAGGAGTTCTCGGGGCGTGGCTCCTCGAGGGCCGGGGGGTAGGTATGGGAATAGGGGGCCTTGGGGCGTGGCGCCTCGAGGTCTGGGTGGGGGGTAGGGCGTAGCGCCTCAAGATCCAAGGTATAGGTCCGCCTCGGGGCGTGGCGCCTCGAGGTCCCATTGTTGTCGCCGAATTTTGGCCCtccacaatttaattaattctcaAGCTTCTTAAATTTCGAACAAATTgaagtaattattttgaaaaaaaaatcatcaaaattacttTTGAAATCATTTCCAAGGCAAATTTCCAtttttactataacatatatctCTATATACttaaatatatagatttatataatttttcaatttgaataaaTAGTTAGTAAAACATTTTACCAAAAATAGATTTAATTAAGTATGTATCGTATTTCCTTTAAAACTAATCACGATTTAATAAAGATATTTctctttgaaataattattttgtgttgtCAAAGTTAAGaagcttaaatatttaattagattcATAATTTATCTGATTTCCATTTTATCAAATTTGAACTAAAACAGGCCGATTTGATGAAATATAGAGACCAAAGGACCTGCTTCCTTTGATATCCAATTGGACCCTTAACTTGATAAGCCCAAAGCAATTATACCCAACCCAGCCCAATTCCTTTCATGCCAAAACAGACTCAATACCCATCAAATTACATATAATAACAATACATCAGTACCAGCCGACCCCAAGCTTCAAGCAAAGAAACCCAGAAGCGACAACAACGTCAATACACAGTGATCCTAGACGGCGTGAACATATGTAGAAAATGGCGTCAAATAGACGGAACAGTACGCCCTATGCGTACAGGCGGTACCCAGCTTTATTCACGTCGTCTTCTTCCTTTTCCTCGACAAACAGTTCGCCTAGTACTGTTCCAGCCTTTTCCAGCCGCGAAATTGTTGAGTTCAAGGACACCCAAGTGAATCGAGATCGTCCACCTATATTTCAATCCGTTGAAACTGTGAGAATTCTAGTTATTTTTTAGGGAATTGGAGTTGGAATTCAAATTTGTGGGCCTTGTTCTTATCCAACTTCTC
It encodes the following:
- the LOC125870337 gene encoding uncharacterized protein LOC125870337, with the protein product MLYPREWRHCSSLWLRLSQGILDLQVPLGMFPIIWVKWPWQWGSLELLRVSYGREFQFELSKIPYCLAPKCVRYLQRYRWISRRPTVQITEDFPIKSTGFILDLLENVESNVEIKGLDKHKSRGATCTEHMEENIHCLMNCCLLLIA